A window from Citrus sinensis cultivar Valencia sweet orange chromosome 3, DVS_A1.0, whole genome shotgun sequence encodes these proteins:
- the LOC102626600 gene encoding pathogen-related protein-like: MSTAEAAEASMAAARDKYRSFLHDEAEKIQWRHGKPPTYDTVNQLFEEGRTKEWPKGSLEETVQNAIKSWEMELTHKTRLQDVKSINPDKFKLIVNGREGLSAEETLKAGSYNALLKNSLPEEFKFYKAEEESFESSHEAFRSAFPRGFAWEVLSVYSGPPLIAFKFRHWGFFEGPFKGHAPTGEKVEFCGLGTLKVDESLRAEDVEIYYDPAELFGGLLKGSSIEDSTAAQGCPFSKKT, translated from the exons ATGTCAACTGCTGAAGCAGCTGAAGCTTCAATGGCAGCAGCAAGAGATAAGTACAGATCCTTCTTGCACGACGAAGCCGAGAAAATCCAATGGAGACATGGCAAGCCTCCCACTTATGATACTGTCAATCAACTGTTTGAAGAAGGCAGAACTAAG GAGTGGCCAAAAGGATCCTTAGAAGAAACAGTGCAAAATGCTATTAAATCATGGGAGATGGAGCTCACACACAAGACTCGCTTGCAAGACGTCAAGAGCATCAACCCTGACAAATTTAAGCTCATCGTCAATg GAAGAGAAGGATTATCAGCGGAGGAGACGCTTAAAGCTGGAAGTTACAATGCTTTGTTGAAAAATTCATTGCcagaagaatttaaattttataaggctgAAGAAGAGAGCTTTGAGTCATCGCACGAAGCATTCAGATCAGCTTTTCCCAGAGGGTTTGCATGGGAAGTGCTGAGTGTATATTCAGGACCGCCGTTGATTGCTTTCAAGTTCAGGCATTGGGGTTTCTTTGAAGGACCTTTTAAAGGGCATGCTCCTACTGGAGAGAAAGTTGAATTTTGTGGATTGGGAACCCTCAAG gTTGATGAATCACTTAGAGCAGAGGATGTTGAGATTTATTATGATCCAGCTGAGCTTTTTGGAGGCCTGTTGAAGGGTTCATCAATTGAAGATTCAACAGCAGCTCAAGGCTGTCCCTTCTCCAAGAAAACATAA
- the LOC102620893 gene encoding ankyrin repeat-containing protein BDA1-like — protein sequence MEAAAQLRDTNALYSLIRKDPYILDNFDRIPFIETPLHAAARSGNVELAMEIIRLKPSFAKKPNQDGFSPMHLALQNGQTQTVLQLIDTDPELVRVRGREGITPLHHASEDGDLYLLEKFLSVCPKSLEDVTNKGDTALHIALKNDKVEAFQVLTRCPPSVIGLKEADQCYNKRILNSKNRDGSTLLHIATSKNQVQASLN from the coding sequence ATGGAGGCTGCCGCTCAACTGAGGGATACCAATGCTTTGTATTCTCTGATTCGAAAAGATCCTTATATTTTGGACAACTTCGATAGGATACCTTTTATTGAAACTCCCTTACATGCTGCTGCAAGGAGTGGAAATGTTGAATTGGCAATGGAGATTATTAGGCTAAAGCCTTCATTTGCCAAGAAGCCCAACCAAGATGGCTTCTCTCCCATGCACTTGGCTTTGCAAAATGGTCAAACTCAAACAGTGCTTCAGCTGATAGATACTGATCCGGAACTCGTTCGTGTTAGAGGAAGAGAAGGCATCACTCCTCTGCATCATGCGTCTGAAGATGGAGACCTGTATCTCTTGGAGAAGTTTTTGTCTGTTTGTCCGAAATCTCTTGAAGATGTGACAAATAAAGGCGATACTGCTCTTCATATTGCTTTGAAAAACGATAAGGTTGAAGCTTTTCAAGTCCTAACAAGATGCCCTCCGTCGGTCATTGGCCTTAAAGAAGCTGATCAATGCTACAACAAAAGAATCCTCAACTCGAAAAATAGGGATGGCAGCACTCTGCTACACATTGCAACATCAAAAAATCAAGTCCAGGCAAGCTTGAATTAA